The following are from one region of the Salminus brasiliensis chromosome 14, fSalBra1.hap2, whole genome shotgun sequence genome:
- the tmem18 gene encoding transmembrane protein 18, whose protein sequence is MSAEKAKNISSVPFGGFSNIRVTSTWTFLQSVEWTEPWLLGLLAFHLVCLALTLLTCRCYRLQILLFLLMVSMVCSAEYLNEVAAMNWRSFSKFQYFDSKGMFISLVYSMPLLFNTVIIVAVWVKRTFSTMTELKTLQLKRKAARENSKKKQ, encoded by the exons ATGAGCGCAGAGAAAGCCAAGAATATCAGCTCAGTCCCCTTCGGTGGATTCAGCAACATACGAGTTACATCGACGTGGACTTTCCTGCAGTCT GTCGAGTGGACTGAGCCATGGCTGCTGGGCCTTCTGGCGTTTCACCTCGTGTGTCTTGCTCTCACTCTTCTCACCTGCAGATGCTACAGACTGCAGATCCTCCTCTTCCTGCTAATGG TTTCCATGgtgtgtagtgctgagtatCTGAATGAAGTGGCGGCCATGAACTGGAG GTCATTTTCAAAGTTTCAGTACTTTGACTCCAAGGGAATGTTCATATCGTTGGTGTATTCAATGCCCCTCTTGTTCAACACTGTAATCATTGTg GCCGTGTGGGTGAAGAGGACATTCTCGACCATGACGGAGCTGAAGACCCTGCAGCTGAAGAGAAAAGCAGCCAGAGaaaattccaaaaaaaaacaatag